The DNA region ATTCATATTTAGTTGAAAAGTTTGACTATAATGATATTGAGAATTCAAATAATAGCCTCCAACATGCAAAGGTTGACGAAGCATACATTCCCATCTCTTATCAATGACAACAAAAACTAGCTCTTACTAAATTGTGTCTTCCACTTGAGACATAAAAGGGTTGGAGGCTATAAAAGAACCAAGGGGCTCATGTTTGAGGCATCAAGGGTTTTCTGTGACAAGGAACCCTAGGAGAGAGTCGTTTCCAAGAAGCCGGAAGGATTCTGTCACTGAGGAGCTTGGGGATCTTCCGAAGACATCGAACACCACGACTAAGcttctttatcttctttctttGATAGAAGTTGTAAAATGCTTTTCATTATGTCTTTGGTTTGTATCTCCACCTCCATGAAATAGTTTTTCTAAttttaggatgagggagtagCATTGTTGACACTTGTTTTATTAATTCAACTCTTTTATCGCATGATGTGCTTGGTACATAGAAGGTTCTGCCATAGGATCAGAAGTCATTAGTTCTAGCCTGATTATCCCAAAGCCAGTGTATGCTTTCCTATTTTGACTTGATCCCCTGTCGTGATCGAACGAGAATGCATAAGACGCTTGTGGAATTGATGTGATAGGGTCAGGATGACTATATTGTTGGGAGCGAACTCTAGGCTAATATGAAGCGCATGGATACAAGTTATGCCTTAGAATGAAAGAGAATTCCGAATCCGCTTTATCTACGAACAAGGAAACTATAAATAATGCAACTACCTGGATTAAGATGAACGCTGGCGGCATGCTTAACACATGCAAGTCGGATGAGAAGTGGTGTTTGGCGACCGGGTGAGTAACGCATAAGAACCTGTCTTCGAGAGAGGAACAACCACCGGAAATGGTGAACCTAATTATTTGACTTATTGAACTTGAGGATTTGTTTCGAAAGTAGTCCAAAATATCTCGAGGTACCATTGGCTATCACGAAGTTTAATGGGTCTACTCTGATTTGATGTCATGAAATATGAGATAACACCTAGAGAATCGTGGGGTAGCATGACCAGAGTCTCCCGGAGAAAATGATCGCTTTAGTAAGCCTACCTTGAAATTAGGCGTTGCATGAGTTGGTGCACTGTATTGTTCAAGAGGAAGTATCGGGTACCTTGGGATAGACCACTTTCATGCATATCGAAGGTAAAAGAGTGAGTTACATTTAGGGTGTCAACGATTATCACGGTGAAATCAAAGTCCTATAATTGCTTccaaaaatcaattttccacGCATATTCTCATTTGCTTTcttagtttgtttttttttcacatACGATTCTCtcaattttgatttgtttagataACTTGCTTCGCATTTAGACTAATACTCAATCTAATGGTCCCAATGAACGatattttttattacttgacgacattgTACATTTGCGAATTTCGCATAAAGTTTTTGGAGGGAAAACTTCTTATCCATGATGATATGATCTTGAATCACGAAGAAGGcatctattattttttttgttatatggAATAGTTGTCTATGAgcttcatatttatttatttatttatttatttagttatttgtGAATAATTACATATTGACGACTTTTGTTGTTTGATGTCTTAATTCCCAAAAATTTCTGGTCTTTTGACAGTTTTGGTAATTCTGCAAATCTTTTACTGATTCAACGTCATCTCTGGTAGTAATAGGCACTGAGGTAATCTTCCTGTGACATTTAAAAAGCTgatccaagaattgaaagatttgGCTCCAATATATAGTCACAGGATGTCTACTGATTCATTTTTTGAGTGAAATATAGCTTGCATTGATTGGCCAGTGTAAACTTGGGTTGAGCAAGTTAATCTTTGATGTTTGATGTCATCATACTCTTGTGATTACTCTTAACAATATTTAAAAATTGGGTTAAGAAACTTAATCTCTTTGTGGATTGTTAATCTTTGATGTTTGATGTCATCATACTCTTGTGATTACTCTTAACAATATTTAAACTTGGGTTGAGAAACTTAATCTCTTTGTGGATTGATTTCACCATCTTCAGAGTGATAATTTTTAACAATTTTATATCATGATACAATTTTCATGTGTAATATACATTTTTTAGTTTCAAATTTGGGTTAGTCTGTCCTGTGTGAATCATAGAATTTTGATGATGGATACTAAAAGCCTTCTTCTTTTGTCAATACTGTCTCTCCTTTGACATTCCTTCTGTGATATCAAATTATCAATTTACCAATGCCCTTCTTACTGTCTTTTTGAATATGAACATTGCTATCCTTTAACTGGCTGTAGACCAAATTACACATGATGATCATGACCAGCAATATTTGTACTTCAGAAAGGCTCATCTTCCATTTTTAGTGACACGATGATAACAAGTGACTGGTTACTTTGGATTCCTCTCCATTCAACTCTTTATGTCTTCCACTTCTCTGCTCTGTTTCTTCCAATTTCTGCATTCCTTGTTTCCTTTTCCAAACAAATTGTCTGCTCTGGATTAGTTAGAGATTCATTCAAATGACTGTTTCTAATTTTTATCGAGATAATTTCTTCCTATTTTTCTTTGATGGTACTAATCGCAGGGTTGACTAATTTAGGAAACCACTAAGTATGTTTCTGAGCAAAAGACAAAATCTAAAAAGTTATATAAGATGATATAATCATGTTCAAGGGTGTTTCCTAGATGATTGGTAACTTGCGTCTAGTTATTAAATTTAAATGAATAATATTTACGATGTAAAGGTACTTAGTTTGAATCATTAAAAATAGGGTTAGTGGCCTACCATTGTGCGCCCCGCGAAAATGGTGCATATAGACATCAGCTCTTAGGACTTCACACCTTATGGCTTCTTGTTGTCATCATTGTCAGAGATGAGATTGACATTGCAATGGACAACTTCTCATTTAGGAGAGAATCATGGGATAGAAGAATGATAGCCTGCACACCTTTATGTGAGCTCCTGTGGATGACGCCCGACGTGGGTGATCTGACGTggccaaatttaatttttttaatctctctcgtTTGCATGCAATaactcttttctttcttctttgatcGCATGCAAGGTGGTGTTGGTTTGTAGAAGTCAGCACCAAGGTGGTGCTGGTGGTCCAAGGTGGTGATGGTCTATAAAGACCAACTCCAACGTTGGTGCTAGTATTTAAGACCAGCACCAAGTGGTGCTAGCTTGGTGAAACCGGCACTACGTACAAACCAACACCAAGGTGGATGGTGttggaaccccgtggtagttttgatgtgatcaaccaagttaaagttaggttgTATTATGTTtgatcttgtgtctaagtgtgtaggagcttaggaacacaagaagtcgagcagaagacgcagctagcgaaaaggatggcacgggaagggagatgacgggctcggtgcatttgaGGGGCGAGGTacagcggaagagtacaccggtggacgagaaggacgtgcgcgacgttcgagggacgagaagccagagcggaagcctgctcgaggaaaggTCTCAAAATGGGTCCGGGTGAGCCCTATTACGGATGGCCACGATCACCCAGGTGATCGGAACAGCAGAAGAGTGAAAGGAGGCTGGAAATACTGCTGGAGGCGCTTTTAAAGagaattgaaggcgcctccgcgcctcactgtggaaggcgccttccatggctggacggcgccttcgatgaacattatgaaggcaccttccagccttatggaaggcgccttcgaccaggcagaagtgaacgttggcgaggataaaactttatcctcgcttgcctcgctggaggagtcttccagccctatggaaggtgccttccagccacgGATAACTTATCCCAGGAATTATAAAAAAACCCCTGGATCTAGGAAATATTAGAACAActcttgtaatcatttcctagcaattATCTAAACTTTCaacaagtgtaagaggcttctctgccttcaaagaaggagactttttagtgcgtttatttgccttggattagcatccatctaggttgtaatcaagtaaatctgttagcctcttttaaattattagttgttcatttctgCTTATTCTAATTGTGATATTGCTTTTAATCTGAGTTGGAGAACGAGAaaggtattattttcttttttaggcaattcaccccttcttgccggccccgctgcgtCGACAGATGGTACTGGTTTGGTGGTGCCAACACCAAGGTGGATGGTGCTAGTTTCTAGAAACCTGCACTACCTTGCATGAAATCAAAGTAGAGAAGAGAGTTGTTACATGCaaatgagagagagattaaaaaaattagatttggaCTGTGTCAGATCTCCCACGTCAGATGTCACCCACAACCACTCACATAAAGGTGTGCATGCTATCATTCTTATCATGGGGCATAGTTTATATGCTCAAATACTTGACTCTTGATCCGAGCATTTCAATTGTCTCCTAGGATTTTCTTGATAATCTATTTATATAATATCTATCTATAAATTTATATTGTTTGTTGGtctattctattttctatttttgttaatatatatatatatatttgtgagGCTTGTGTTGTTCCGTTGCTAtcaggctgaaatcagagttttgtaTATTCTGGTATGGCCCCTCTAAATTAAAGTGTTGGACAATTAAGaaacaagataaaaaaattaatgtaACATAGATGAACAATGGTAACATGAACAGGCAAATAAATtaggaaagagaaaagaaaaataaaaactataggAGATAACTATGTGAAGCTCCAATGTATGATAAACTGAGAGAGAATGTGTTAAGATATCATGAaacatataataaattttatagtaAGATATGTTGAATAAGTTAGAGTTGAAAATGTGAGGGGTAGAAGTAGATTAAAAAACTCTAGATGCAAAAGATTTGAATATTAATCACATTATCGTCTTGCATAAATTTCATTTAAGGGAAAAATCCATTTAGTCAACTCTAAATACTTGGAACCATTACTGTTTGATATGATGATATGGATTTTGATAGTTGTGCAAATTAATTGGTATGATGTAATTGTAGAAGTTGGGGGAAAGAAAAAAGTGTATTGCATCATAATGAGAACTACCCATGCTAAATCCTAAGCTTAAAATACCAATGTGGTATTAAACCCACTACACCAATAAACCTATTAATCTAATTATTTAAAATACCTCTAATACCACTGAGGTCAGCCTATGCGAATGAAAGCATCTTATTATTTTAAGGTACCCTTTAATATTTAGCGAGGATCCATTAAAATGTAGCTATAATACTGTATATGCAATGCAAGTTGTTTCTCTCTATTGTTAACTGTATATTTATtgaatattaatatatatttttctttatcatCAACAAAACCATTTATATGTAAATTCATGGTATGCAGATTTCCATACGGCCTTAAGATATTAACTTATCGTGTTCTTTTACAGCTGGAAATAATTGGCCCTGCTGAGACTGTTTCATTTACTGATTCTGATCCAGAAAGACATGACAGGATATATCGTCGTTGGAAAAGTGCAATAGAATGCCTGCTCAAGCTATCCTATTTGATCCCAGGTCAAGGTATCTGGAATACCCTCCATGCTGCATTATCCTTGGATCATTCTCAACTATCACATAAGTTGATGATGAATGAAGTTATCATGGACAATGAACGGCTAAAGGTACTTAATTGACGTGTTTCCTCATTCCTTGTGTAGGTAACCTAATCTCTAATCTGGATGTTTCATGGATTCCAGGACATTCAGTTAGGGGATTCAGAACTAAAGTTTCAATCTCAGAAGCTCAATTCTTTGTCAGCTAATGAACAAATAGTTTTGGAATCCACCGCTAGCTATCATAAAGAAGATACTAACACTAGAAAGTGCGAAAAGGCTTTCCTTGAGATTTTGGTTTCAAGAAAATTTGCtctgttgtgtgattttcttTTGGGAATCTTTGATGAGAACATAACCAAATCTTTTTTAGACTTTAGCATGATTGATTCAAAATTGAAAAGTGGTGCTTATGAGCAGTCAGCAGAGTTGTTTAACCAGGATGTTGAGCAGGTAATCCACTGGTgcattttcttttggtttggcttTTGTCAAAGTTGTCTTGCCTTTTGTAATTACGTATTTCTTATTGGACTCTGATTGAGTAAGATTGATTTTAGCAAatttttttgagatattttgatttgTTCAATATTTTGAATATTTGCATCAACATGTTGATAGCTTATTATGCTTGTCAAGCATCTAGTGACTTCTGAAGGGTCACATTGTTCTTGCTTCATTTGTTACTATATTTCATTGGTGCACTCATCCCACAGCAAGAAAAGCAGCATTAGGTTGTCAGTTTTTTTGGTGCCAATGGATGGATGCTGGTTCATTTTCATGTCCAACATTAGATGTTCTATGCTCTCTCATACTTATGGTCATTTCATAATTTGTGCCAGCCTGTTACTCTCAACCGTCCAATTGTTGGATTAATTTATATGATCTCAATATTCCCATGCCAACTGAATGTCTTCCCATGAGGATATCTTATCTACCAGGGCTGTTAATTGACTAAAACATTCTTTTTAAACTTTGCTTTCCACTGTAATATATTTTGATGAAAAAAAATCCAATAtgttcatttcaaaattgttgtaCTTGTTCTAAACATCAATAAGTTAGCTTTATGGGTATCAGGTATCCTTTTATTGTTCTGGCATTTCCTTAAACTTGCATATGCTTTGTAAATGTGTTCTTACCAGTCTGAATCTACACCTCACATTTTATAATTAAGTCACTTCCTCAGATATTCATGCAACACATGCGCTATAAATCATGAATTTTGCCTAAGCCTTGTGCATTTCTAAGATGAAAGTAATTTAACCGTTTATAATTTTTCTAGCCATGATCTTTGGTATGTTGATGCTTTAAAATTGGTTTTATTTGATTTTGTCCCAACAACTTGTAGACTACTATCAAGCAACTCCAATCCTTTTTTAtggaaaaaaattctttaaatgttGTGTGGATCTGCTGATATACTAACCAAACGTTCCTCATTCTTCAGATATGGAACAAAGTGCAAAAAATTGGTGAAAAGATGACTACTTTAGCTTCAAACTTGTCCTCTTGTCATAAACAGGTTAACATCCTATCTTGTTTGGTTTTTTATTTTTGACCTATTGGTATGTTAGATGGACATTGTTATTACTTTCTTGTATCCAAATATGCTGCTAGATTCATAATTTAGAAATGTAATTTTAGTATGTATGCATGTATCTCTGAAGTGTCCTGATAAGGAAGTTGTATTACATTCAATTACCTGCATATGCTTTTTATGTTATATTCCTTGCAATCAAATTTACTGTAACATAAAATTAGTAGCCAGGTTGTGGAGAAGTTGTTAAATGTAGCTATAGGTTTTTTATATAACAATTGGTTAACTGATATATACCACTTAAGTTTTTGTAATATGTGTTATGAAATTGTGTCCAATCAAATTCCAACTGCAGTTTTTCAGCTTCATGGTTCTTTTGCAGGAGACAGGTCAAGTAGGTGTTATACGGAAGAATTCCATTGTACCTCGAGCTACAAAACAGTTTTCTGTTGGACCAGATTTTTCCACAAAACCGGATCGTATGGAGGTGTCTAATCCAAATTGCGCATCTATTTGTAATAAGTGTCGGACTGAAGCAAATGGGGGTAACAGTATTGCTTGTGGTGGTAACAGTTTCAGTTGTGGGGGTAACAGCGTTAGAGAGATACCTAATCAAAGCTGTCACTGTGCTGTCTGTCCATCAACTGATAAAGATTCTGATCCAGTCTGCAA from Zingiber officinale cultivar Zhangliang chromosome 4B, Zo_v1.1, whole genome shotgun sequence includes:
- the LOC121976787 gene encoding PHD finger protein EHD3-like isoform X2 gives rise to the protein MCKNKRLAQNRRFDGKEMSSPCKDDIVHVNSTKSDKEIQVESSGIFNPKADKQFENTKAATKSSESADHRLGTTFQLPKTDMTKLEIIGPAETVSFTDSDPERHDRIYRRWKSAIECLLKLSYLIPGQGIWNTLHAALSLDHSQLSHKLMMNEVIMDNERLKDIQLGDSELKFQSQKLNSLSANEQIVLESTASYHKEDTNTRKCEKAFLEILVSRKFALLCDFLLGIFDENITKSFLDFSMIDSKLKSGAYEQSAELFNQDVEQIWNKVQKIGEKMTTLASNLSSCHKQETGQVGVIRKNSIVPRATKQFSVGPDFSTKPDRMEVSNPNCASICNKCRTEANGGNSIACGGNSFSCGGNSVREIPNQSCHCAVCPSTDKDSDPVCKDNKKEFYKVSVTEEDLDENGCGIKAATNSGETLVSCMESADLVEPSQTVNSRLCKICRTCEAEDRKFLVCGHTRCPYKFYHIRCLRTSQIASVEQQNRPCWYCPSCLCRGCLCDRNDNWIVLCDGCDEAYHTHCMKPPRAVVPKGQWYCLPCNIARARDGMRRSEELILQQHKNEGEQSSEAIWPMDLLLSAAEKFLEDELTLKR